A section of the Phacochoerus africanus isolate WHEZ1 chromosome 4, ROS_Pafr_v1, whole genome shotgun sequence genome encodes:
- the PCNX3 gene encoding pecanex-like protein 3 isoform X1, with protein sequence MGSQVLQILRQGVWASLTGGWFFDPHQSTFSNCFHLYVWIFLLTFPFLLYMVLPPSLMVAGVYCLVVAVIFATIKTVNYRLHAMFDQGEIVEKRNSAMGDPEEEPAQGDSSLPRDPGVEMTVFRKVSSTPPVRCSSQHSVFGFNQVSELLPRMEDSGPLRDIKELVREQGSNNVIVTSADREMLKLSSQEKLIGDLPQTPPGAAPDPSLPSTDSSERSPLAGEGAPWSGSSVADTPMSPLLKGSLSQELSKSFLTLTRPDRALVRTSSRREQRRGAGGYQPLDRRGSGEPTPQKAGSSDSCFSGTDRETLSSFKSEKTNSTHLDSPPGGQAPEGSDTDPPSEAELPASPDAGVPSDDTLRSFDTVVGAGTPPGPAEPLLVVRPKDLALLRPSKRRPPLRRHSPAGRAPRRPLLEGGGFFEDDDTSEGSELSPASSLRSQRRYSTDSSSSTSCYSPESSRGAAGGPRKRRAPHGAEEGTAVPPKRPYGTQRTPSTASAKTHARVLSMDGAGGDVLRGPLAGSKAELEAQAGVELAAGEPAVLPAEARRGPAANQPGWRGELQEEGAVGGAAEETGKRDRSSSVRRTQAIRRRHNAGSNPTPPASVMGSPPSSLQEAQRGRAASHSRALTLPSALHFASSLLLTRAGATVHEACTFDDTSEGAVHYFYDESGVRRSYTFGLAGGGYENPVGQQGEQAANGAWDRHSHSSSFHSTDVPEAAGSLNLLQPRPVVLQGMQVRRVPLEIPEFDLLDQDSLHESQEQTLMEEAPPRAQHSYKYWLLPGRWTSVRYERLALLALLDRTRGLVENILGVGLSSLVAFLGYLLLLKGFFTDIWVFQFCLVIASCQYSLLKSVQPDAASPMHGHNWVIAYSRPVYFCICCLLIWLLDALGSAQPFPPVSLYGLTLFSASFFFCARDVATVFTLCFPFVFLLGLLPQVNTCLMYLLEQIDMHGFGGTAATSPLTAVFSLSRSLLAAALLYGFCLGAIKTPWPEQHVPVLFSVFCGLLVALSYHLSRQSSDPTVLWSLIRSKLFPELEERSLETARAEPPDPLPDKMRQSVREVLHSDLVMCVVIAVLTFAISASTVFIALKSVLGFVLYALAGAVGFFTHYLLPQLRKQLPWFCLSQPVLKPLEYSQYEVRGAAQVMWFEKLYAGLQCVEKYLIYPAVVLNALTVDAHTVVSHPDKFCLYCRALLMTVAGLKLLRSAFCCPPQQYLTLAFTVLLFHFDYPRLSQGFLLDYFLMSLLCSKLWDLLYKLRFVLTYIAPWQITWGSAFHAFAQPFAVPHSAMLFVQALLSALFSTPLNPLLGSAVFIMSYARPLKFWERDYNTKRVDHSNTRLVTQLDRNPGADDNNLNSIFYEHLTRSLQHTLCGDLVLGRWGNYGPGDCFVLASDYLNALVHLIEVGNGLVTFQLRGLEFRGTYCQQREVEAITEGVEEDEGCCCCEPGHLPRVLSFNAAFGQRWLAWEVTASKYVLEGYSISDNNAASMLQVFDLRKILITYYVKSIIYYVSRSPKLEAWLSHEGIATALRPVRAPGYADSDPTFSLSVDEDYDLRLSGLSLPSFCAVHLEWIQYCASRRGQPVDQDWNSPLVTLCFGLCVLGRRALGTASHSMSASLEPFLYGLHALFKGDFRITSPRDEWVFADMDLLHRVVAPGVRMALKLHQDHFTSPDEYEEPAALYDAIAANEERLVISHEGDPAWRSAILSNTPSLLALRHVLDDASDEYKIIMLNRRHLSFRVIKVNRECVRGLWAGQQQELVFLRNRNPERGSIQNAKQALRNMINSSCDQPLGYPIYVSPLTTSLAGSHPQLRALWGGPVSLGAIARWLLHSWERLHKGCGAGCNSGGNVDDSDCGGGGGGGGSGSGLTSLASNPPLAQPTPENTAGGGDQPLPPGSAWGPRPSLSGSGDGRPPPLLQWPPPRLPGPSPASPAPTEGPRPSRPPGPGLLSSEGPSGKWSLGGRKGLGGSEGEPASGSPKGSTPKSQVRFLWEGQVPGSSGLLSHQPLSPPQAPLDLSLSPDINTDASPSRAAQDFPCLDGSAAESGTPTGALGDWPAPAEERESPAAQPLLEHQY encoded by the exons ATGGGGTCGCAGGTGTTGCAGATCCTGCGCCAGGGGGTGTGGGCCTCGCTCACCGGCGGTTGGTTCTTCGACCCACACCAGAGCACCTTCTCCAACTGCTTCCATCTCTATGTCTGGATCTTCCTGCTCACCTTTCCTTTCTTGCTGTATATG GTCCTGCCCCCCAGCTTGATGGTGGCTGGTGTGTACTGCCTTGTGGTGGCTGTCATCTTCGCTACCATCAAGACTGTGAACTATCGGCTGCATGCTATGTTCGACCAGGGCGAGATTGTGGAGAAGCGCAACTCTGCCATGGGGGACCCAGAGGAAGAGCCTGCCCAGGGGGACAGCAGTCTGCCCAG GGACCCCGGAGTGGAGATGACAGTATTTCGGAAAGTGAGTTCCACACCCCCTGTACGCTGTAGCTCTCAGCATTCCGTGTTTGGCTTCAACCAGGTCTCG GAGCTGCTTCCCCGGATGGAGGACTCTGGGCCCCTCCGAG ACATCAAGGAGCTGGTGCGGGAGCAGGGCAGCAACAACGTGATCGTGACCTCAGCCGACCGAGAGATGCTGAAGCTGAGCTCCCAGGAGAAACTGA TTGGAGACCTTCCCCAGACGCCCCCAGGGGCTGCCCCCGACCCATCTCTCCCCAGCACGGACTCTTCAGAACGGTCTCCCCTGGCAGGAGAGGGAGCCCCCTGGAGCGGGAGCAGCGTGGCCGACACTCCCATGAGCCCCCTGCTGAAGGGGAGCCTCAGCCAGGAGCTGAGCAAGAGCTTCCTGACCCTGACCCGGCCTGACCGGGCCCTGGTGAGGACCAGCAGTCGACGGGAACAACGCCGGGGAGCGGGTGGCTACCAGCCCCTGGACCGGCGGGGCTCCGGGGAGCCCACACCCCAGAAGGCCGGCTCCTCGGATTCCTGCTTCAGTGGCACTGACCGCGAGACGCTGAGCAGCTTCAAGAGTGAGAAGACCAACTCCACCCACCTGGACAGCCCCCCCGGCGGGCAGGCCCCCGAGGGCAGCGACACAGACCCACCCTCGGAGGCTGAGCTGCCCGCTTCACCGGATGCCGGGGTCCCCTCAGACGACACACTACGTTCCTTTGACACGGTCGTAGGAGCAGGGACGCCTCCAGGCCCGGCTGAGCCGCTCCTGGTTGTGCGGCCCAAGGACTTGGCCCTGCTGCGGCCTAGCAAGCGGCGGCCGCCCCTGCGAAGACACTCCCCGGCTGGCCGTGCCCCTCGGCGGCCACTGCTCGAAGGCGGGGGCTTTTTTGAGGACGACGACACCAGCGAGGGCAGTGAACTGAGCCCGGCTTCCAGCCTCCGGTCCCAGCGTCGCTATAGCACCGACAGCTCTTCCTCCACTTCCTGCTACTCTCCCGAGAGCTCTCGGGGTGCAGCGGGGGGACCCCGGAAACGACGGGCGCCCCACGGGGCTGAGGAGGGGACTGCTGTGCCCCCCAAGCGGCCCTATGGGACCCAGCGGACGCCTAGTACTGCCAGCGCCAAAACTCATGCCCGCGTGCTGAGCATGGATGGGGCAGGGGGTGATGTCCTCAGGGGCCCCCTGGCTGGGTCCAAGGCTGAGCTGGAGGCCCAGGCGGGGGTGGAGCTGGCTGCGGGTGAGCCCGCTGTGCTGCCCGCCGAGGCCCGCAGGGGACCTGCTGCCAACCAGCCTGGCTGGCGGGGGGAGCTGCAGGAGGAAGGTGCCGTGGGGGGAG CAGCCGAGGAGACAGGCAAGCGGGACCGCTCGAGCAGCGTGAGGCGGACACAGGCGATTCGGAGGCGGCACAATGCCGGCAgcaaccccacccccccagcctcgGTTATGGGGTCGCCGCCCAG CAGCCTGCAGGAGGCTCAGCGGGGCCGGGCCGCCTCCCACTCCCGGGCGCTGACACTGCCCTCTGCCCTGCACTTCGCCTCCTCGCTGCTCCTCACCCGGGCGGGCGCCACTGTGCACGAGGCCTGTACCTTTGACGACACCTCCGAGGGGGCCGTGCACTACTTCTATGACGAGAGCG GTGTGCGGCGATCCTATACCTTTGGCCTGGCTGGAGGCGGCTACGAGAACCCCGTGGGGCAGCAGGGGGAGCAGGCAGCCAATGGAGCCTG GGACCGCCATTCGCATTCCTCCAGCTTCCACTCCACTGACGTCCCAGAGGCGGCAGGTAGCCTGAACCTGCTGCAGCCTCGGCCTGTGGTCTTGCAGGGGATGCAGGTGCGCCGAGTGCCCCTGGAGATCCCAGAG TTTGACCTGCTGGACCAGGACTCCCTGCACGAATCCCAGGAGCAGACGCTGATGGAGGAGGCACCGCCTCGGGCCCAGCATAGCTACAAGTACTGGCTTCTTCCTGGCCGCTGGACCTCTGTGCGTTACGAGCGGCTCGCCCTACTGGCCCTGCTGGACCG GACGCGGGGGCTGGTGGAGAACATCCTTGGTGTCGGCTTGAGCAGCCTTGTCGCCTTCCTGGGCTACCTGCTGCTGCTCAAGGGCTTCTTCACCGACATCTGGGTCTTCCAGTTCTGCCTGGTCATCGCCTCCTGCCAGTACTCTCTGCTGAAG AGCGTGCAGCCCGACGCGGCATCTCCCATGCAC GGCCACAACTGGGTGATCGCGTACAGCCGGCCTGTCTACTTCTGCATCTGCTGTCTGCTCATCTGGCTGCTGGACGCCCTGGGCTCCGCTCAGCCCTTCCCGCCCGTCTCTCTCTATGGCCTCACGCTCTTCTCCGCCTCCTTCTTCTTCTGCGCCCGTGACGTGGCCACTG TGTTCACCTTGTGCTTCCCATTCGTCTTCCTCCTGGGCCTCCTGCCCCAGGTGAACACCTGCCTCATGTACCTGCTGGAGCAGATAGACATGCACGGCTTTGGGGGCACAG CTGCCACCAGCCCGCTCACTGCGGTCTTTAGTCTCTCTCGCAGCCTCCTGGCTGCTGCCCTGCTCTATGGCTTCTGCCTCGGAGCCATCAAG ACTCCTTGGCCAGAGCAGCACGTCCCTGTCCTCTTTTCCGTCTTCTGCGGCCTCCTGGTGGCGCTGTCCTACCACCTGAGCCGGCAGAGCAGCGACCCCACTGTGCTCTG GTCTCTGATCCGCAGCAAGCTCTTCCCTGAGCTGGAGGAACGGAGCCTGGAGACGGCCCGCGCCGAGCCCCCAGACCCACTGCCAGACAAGATGCGCCAGTCAGTG CGTGAGGTCCTGCACTCCGACCTGGTGATGTGTGTGGTGATTGCCGTGCTCACCTTCGCCATCAGCGCCAGCACCGTCTTCATTGCCTTGAAG TCAGTGCTGGGTTTCGTGTTGTACGCGCTGGCTGGGGCCGTGGGCTTCTTCACGCATTACCTGCTGCCGCAACTCCGCAAACAGCTGCCCTGGTTCTGCCTGTCACAGCCCGTGCTGAAGCCGCTGGAGTACAGCCAATACGAAGTGCGCG GCGCTGCCCAGGTGATGTGGTTTGAGAAGCTGTACGCCGGCCTGCAGTGCGTGGAGAAGTACCTCATCTACCCCGCCGTGGTGCTCAACGCGCTCACAGTGGACGCCCACACTGTCGTCAGCCACCCGGACAAGTTCTGCCTCTA CTGCCGGGCGCTGCTGATGACCGTGGCCGGGCTGAAGCTCCTGCGCTCGGCTTTCTGCTGCCCGCCCCAGCAGTACCTGACCTTGGCCTTCACCGTCCTGCTCTTCCACTTCGACTACCCTCGCCTCTCCCAGGGCTTTCTGCTCGACTACTTCCTCATGTCCCTGCTCTGCAGCAAG CTGTGGGATCTGCTCTACAAGCTGCGGTTCGTGCTGACCTACATCGCGCCCTGGCAGATCACCTGGGGCTCAGCTTTCCACGCTTTTGCCCAGCCGTTCGCTGTGCCAC ACTCGGCCATGCTGTTCGTCCAGGCCCTGCTCTCAGCGCTCTTCTCCACGCCCCTGAATCCGCTGTTGGGCAGCGCTGTCTTCATCATGTCCTACGCGCGGCCCCTCAAGTTCTGGGAGCGTGACTACAA CACTAAACGCGTGGATCATTCCAACACCCGCCTGGTCACCCAGCTGGACCGGAACCCCG GCGCTGATGACAACAACCTCAACTCCATCTTCTATGAGCACTTGACTCGCTCGCTGCAGCACACGCTGTGTGGGGACCTGGTGCTGGGCCGCTGGGGCAACTACGGCCCCGGCGACTGCTTCGTCCTGGCCTCCGACTACCTCAATGCCCTGGTGCACCTCATCGAGGTCGGCAATGGCCTTGTCACCTTTCAGCTGCGTGGCCTTGAGTTCCGCG GTACATACTGCCAGCAGCGCGAGGTGGAGGCCATCACAGAGGGCGTGGAGGAGGAtgagggctgctgctgctgcgagCCTGGCCACCTGCCGAGGGTCCTGTCCTTCAATGCCGCCTTTGGGCAGCGCTGGCTGGCCTGGGAAGTGACAGCCAGCAAGTACGTGCTGGAGGGCTACAGCATCAGCGACAACAACGCTGCCTCCATGCTGCAGGTCTTCGACCTCCGCAAGATCCTCATCACCTACTATGTCAAG AGCATCATCTACTATGTGAGCCGCTCCCCAAAACTGGAGGCCTGGCTCAGCCACGAGGGCATCGCGACAGCCCTGCGTCCTGTGCGGGCGCCTGGCTATGCGGACTCAGACCCCACCTTCTCGCTGAGCGTGGACGAGGACTACGACCTCCGCCTTTCCGGCCTCTCGCTGCCCTCCTTCTGCGCAGTGCACCTGGAGTGGATCCAGTACTGCGCCTCCCGGCGCGGCCAG CCTGTGGACCAGGATTGGAACTCACCGCTGGTCACGCTGTGTTTTGGCCTGTGTGTGCTGGGCCGCCGGGCCCTGGGGACAGCCTCGCACAGCATGTCTGCCAG CCTGGAGCCCTTCCTCTACGGCTTGCACGCCCTCTTTAAGGGGGACTTCCGCATAACCTCCCCGCGCGATGAGTGGGTCTTCGCCGACATGGACCTGCTCCACCGCGTGGTGGCACCCGGGGTGCGCATGGCCCTCAAGCTTCACCAG GACCACTTCACGTCCCCAGACGAGTACGAGGAGCCGGCCGCCCTGTACGATGCCATCGCGGCCAACGAGGAGCGGCTGGTCATCTCACACGAGGGCGACCCGGCCTGGCGCAGCGCCATCCTCAGCAACACGCCCTCGCTGCTGGCCCTGCGCCACGTCCTGGACGACGCCTCCGACGAGTACAAGATCATCATGCTCAACCGGCGCCACCTCAGCTTCCGCGTCATCAAG GTGAACCGTGAGTGTGTGCGCGGCCTCTGGGCCGGGCAGCAGCAGGAGCTGGTGTTCCTGCGCAACCGCAACCCCGAGCGAGGCAGCATCCAGAACGCCAAGCAGGCGCTCCGCAACATGATCAATTCCTCCTGCGACCAGCCGCTGGGCTACCCCATCTACGTGTCGCCCCTCACCACCTCGCTGGCCGGCAGCCACCCCCAGCTGCGGGCGCTGTGGGGTGGCCCCGTCAGCCTGGGCGCCATCGCCCGCTGGCTTCTGCACAGCTGGGAGAG GCTTCACAAGGGCTGTGGTGCCGGCTGCAACAGCGGTGGGAACGTGGATGACTCAGActgcggtggcggtggcggtggcggcggcagcggcagcggttTGACCTCTCTCGCCAGTAACCCTCCCTTGGCACAGCCCACACCTGAGAACACAGCAG GCGGCGGCgaccagcccctcccaccaggctcTGCCTGGGGCCCGAGGCCCTCCCTGAGTGGCTCTGGTGATGGGCGTCCCCCTCCTCTGCTGCAGTGGCCGCCCCCTCGGCTCCCTGGACCGTCCCCTGCTTCGCCTGCCCCCACTGAGGGTCCTAGGCCCTCAAGGCCCCCTGGCCCTGGTCTCCTTAGTTCTGAGGGTCCCAGCGGGAAGTGGAGCCTGGGGGGTCGGAAAGGGCTAGGGGGATCCGAGGGGGAGCCAGCCTCAGGGAGCCCTAAAGGAAGCACCCCCAAATCTCAGGTAAGGTTCTTATGGGAGGGTCAGGTCCCGGGCAGCTCAGGTCTGCTCTCCCACcaacctctctctcctccccaggcgCCCCTAGACCTCAGCCTCAGCCCGGATATCAACACCGACGCCTCGCCCTCCAGAGCCGCACAGGACTTTCCTTGCCTGGATGGCAGTGCTGCTGAGAGTGGCACGCCCACGGGGGCCCTGGGCGACTGGCCTGCACCTGCTGAGGAGCGGGAGAGCCCAGCTGCCCAGCCCCTGCTGGAGCATCAGTACTGA